One window of the Gambusia affinis linkage group LG01, SWU_Gaff_1.0, whole genome shotgun sequence genome contains the following:
- the LOC122835786 gene encoding Ig-like V-type domain-containing protein FAM187A encodes MLFSMISTCLVVVLMYSAVWSFEAPEEKKDVFSSTACPAFLTFTNAAYISGVTVELPCHCKPEEVQSVVWFFRKHWSNFDETRALTDHHGNKLTDTSKVPHSSDLRSRFSIRMFSLLIFKAGPEDSGLYICGSAHKDFFYGYDLDIQEAPTLISPPRVSTESRKKRHRSSFVVYSHPMYKVFISFRSWSVCDRCGAPGEQVRIGLCYVHSRFLHVRYRMANQTVASCGSEGVPMSFSRINQAPKVEIRSCQVTCPPEPPPPSKLTALMTFLGYSSASSPVPVPVFYLSHPADGVVTLGCPGARPNMVVGWDQGSKPIYRSENTSSGSFYPRITIDTGHHLVFNPAKSRDSGVYYCWLQGRRAAQIRLLVYVHLGKDQTVWASPDFPESMKTLFTYYGVMTAVFCLMLIGRIGFELIRDRFGTHDD; translated from the exons ATGCTATTTTCAATGATTTCGACATGTTTGGTTGTCGTCCTTATGTACTCGGCGGTATGGAGCTTTGAGGCTCCTGAGGAGAAAAAGGATGTGTTTTCCAGCACAGCCTGTCCTGCTTTCCTGACCTTCACTAATGCTGCTTACATATCCGGGGTGACCGTGGAGCTGCCATGCCACTGCAAACCAGAGGAG gtcCAATCAGTTGTCTGGTTCTTCAGAAAACACTGGAGCAACTTTGATGAGACCCGAGCTCTGACagatcaccatggcaacaagttGACGGACACAAGTAAGGTCCCTCACAGCAGTGACCTGCGGAGTCGATTCTCCATCCGGATGTTTAGTTTGCTGATATTCAAAGCGGGACCCGAAGACTCTGGCCTCTACATCTGCGGCTCCGCGCATAAAGACTTCTTCTATGGTTACGACCTGGACATTCAGGAAGCGCCAACGCTCATTTCCCCCCCCAG GGTCTCTACAGAAAGTAGAAAGAAGAGACACAGAAGCAGTTTCGTCGTCTATTCCCACCCGATGTACAAGGTTTTCATTAGCTTCCGGTCCTGGTCGGTGTGCGACCGCTGCGGCGCTCCAGGTGAGCAGGTCCGTATCGGACTCTGCTACGTTCACTCCCGTTTCCTGCATGTGCGCTACAGAATGGCCAACCAGACAGTGGCTTCCTGTGGCTCAGAAGGAGTCCCCATGTCATTCAGCCGCATAAATCAGGCGCCGAAGGTAGAAATCAGAAGCTGCCAAGTTACATGCCCACCTGAACCTCCCCCACCCTCAAAGCTGACCGCTTTGATGACGTTTCTTGGCTACAG TTCTGCGTCTTCCCCGGTACCAGTACCCGTGTTCTACCTGAGCCACCCAGCAGACGGTGTTGTCACCCTGGGTTGCCCTGGAGCCCGTCCCAACATGGTGGTGGGCTGGGATCAAGGGTCCAAACCAATCTACAGATCTGAGAATACATCATCAGGGAGCTTTTATCCAAGGATAACAATAGATACTGGCCATCATTTGGTATTCAACCCAGCAAAAAGCCGAGACTCAG GAGTCTACTACTGCTGGCTTCAGGGCCGTCGGGCAGCTCAGATCCGTCTGCTGGTGTATGTGCATCTGGGAAAAGACCAGACAGTTTGGGCCAGTCCGGACTTCCCAGAATCCATGAAAACTTTGTTCACATATTATGGTGTGAtgacggctgtgttttgtctgaTGCTGATTGGCAGAATTGGGTTCGAGCTCATCAGAGACAGGTTTGGAACACATGATGATTAA